One genomic segment of Ricinus communis isolate WT05 ecotype wild-type chromosome 5, ASM1957865v1, whole genome shotgun sequence includes these proteins:
- the LOC8277345 gene encoding actin-histidine N-methyltransferase isoform X2 has translation MSKLDMSEHLADELWAMKLGLKLLQERAKVGSFWWPYISNLPEAYSIPIFFPGEDIKNLQYAPLLHQVNKRCRFLLDFEKEVEHTLKNLKPSDHPYGGQHVDASSLGWAMSAVSSRAFRLYGNKLPDGIHSDVPMMLPLIDMCNHSFNPNAQVLQEHDPGNAKMLIKVVAEKPIEQADSLLINYGCLNNDIFLLDYGFVIPSNPYDCIELKYDGALLDAASMAAGVSSPNFSSPARWQQKILSQLNLDGDAPILKVTIGGQELIEGRLLAALRVLLANDMEIVQKHDLDALKSLSVIAPLGIANEVDAFRTVIALCVIALGHFPTKIMDDESLLKPDVSASTELAIQFRIQKKSVIIDVMRDLTRRVKSLLSKDMSTTQG, from the exons ATGAGTAAATTGGACATGTCGGAGCATTTGGCAGACGAACTCTGGGCAATGAAATTGGGTCTGAAGCTTCTGCAAGAAAGAGCCAAGGTTGGATCTTTTTGGTGGCCATACATCAGCAATCTTCCTGAAGCATACAGCATCCCAATCTTTTTCCCTGGGGAGGATATAAAGAATCTGCAGTATGCTCCTCTCCTTCACCAG GTAAATAAAAGATGCCGATTTCTTCttgattttgagaaagaagtcGAGCATACTCTCAAAAATCTAAAACCAAGTGATCACCCTTACGGGGGTCAACACGTAGATGCATCCTCACTTGGATGGGCAATGTCAGCAGTCTCATCTAGGGCATTCCGCTTGTATGGAAACAAGCTTCCAGATGGAATCCATAGTGATGTCCCCATGATGCTTCCTCTCATTGATATGTGCAATCACAGCTTCAATCCAAATGCACAAGTTTTGCAAGAACATGATCCAGGAAATGCTAAAATGCTTATAAAG GTTGTGGCAGAAAAACCAATTGAACAAGCAGATTCTTTGCTAATTAATTATGGATGTTTgaataatgatatttttctattggATTATGGGTTTGTGATACCTTCAAACCCTTACGACTGCATTGAGCTCAAATATGACGGAGCTCTGCTGGATGCTGCAAGCATGGCTGCTGGGGTATCATCACCTAACTTCTCTTCACCAGCTCGGTGGCAGCAAAAGATTTTATCCCAGCTAAATTTAGATGGAGATGCTCCTATTCTCAAG GTAACAATAGGAGGCCAGGAACTGATTGAGGGACGCCTATTGGCAGCGCTCAGAGTTCTTCTTGCAAATGACATGGAAATAGTGCAAAAGCATGATTTAGACGCCCTCAAATCTTTATCAGTAATTGCTCCTCTTGGAATTGCAAATGAAGTAGATGCTTTTCGTACGGTCATTGCTCTGTGTGTGATTGCACTAGGACACTTCCCCACCAAAATAATGGATGATGAATCCTTGTTGAAACCGGATGTTTCAGCTTCAACTGAATTGGCCATCCAATTCAGAATCCAGAAGAAATCCGTAATCATAGATGTGATGAGAGATCTCACTAGGAGAGTGAAGTCACTTCTGTCAAAGGACATGTCCACTACTCAAGGCTAA
- the LOC8277347 gene encoding ankyrin repeat-containing protein At2g01680, protein MMDANPLCFLTRQSFFSAVRSADLNSVKEIVKKITKDEPCDGSSPVSDLMTVQTDAGETALYIAAENKFEDVFSYLVKFSDIEAVKIRSKSDMNAFHVAAKKGHLGIVKELLSIWPELCKLCDSSNTSPLYSAAVQYHLDVVNAILDADVSSLRIVRKNGKTALHTAARYGLVEMVKALIDRDPEIVRVKDKKGQTALHMAVKGQSTAVVEEILSADCSILNERDKKGNTAVHIATRKSRPVIVSLLLTYRSIDVNVINNQRETAMDLADKLQYGESSMEIKEALTDAGAKHARYVGTVDEAMELKRTVSDIKHEVHSQLIQNEKTNRRVSGIAKELRKLHREAVQNTTNSVTVVAVLFSSIAFLAIFNLPGQYLMDGGEVGKANIADNVGFRVFCLLNATSLFISLAVVVVQITLVAWDTRAQKQVVSVVNKLMWAACACTCGSFLSIAFVVVGKGSSWMAITITLMGAPLLVGTLASMCYFVFRQHFGGFRDSERRIKRGSGSKSFSWSYSANISDVDEYNSDMEKIYAL, encoded by the exons ATGATGGATGCAAATCCACTGTGCTTCTTGACCCGCCAATCTTTTTTCTCGGCCGTGCGGTCAGCTGATCTTAATTCTGTGAAAGAGATTGTGAAGAAGATAACAAAGGATGAACCATGTGATGGGTCCTCTCCTGTTTCTGATCTAATGACTGTGCAAACTGATGCAGGGGAGACTGCTTTGTATATAGCTGCAGAGAACAAATTTGAAGATGTTTTTAGCTACTTGGTTaagttttctgatattgaggCTGTCAAGATTAGGTCTAAGTCTGATATGAATGCGTTTCATGTTGCTGCTAAGAAGGGCCATTTGG GTATTGTAAAGGAACTTTTGAGCATTTGGCCTGAGCTTTGCAAGTTATGCGACTCCTCAAATACTAGTCCCCTATATTCTGCAGCTGTTCAATATCATTTGGATGTAGTTAATGCCATCTTGGATGCTGATGTCAGCTCACTAAGGATAGTGAGGAAGAATGGGAAAACTGCGTTGCACACGGCTGCTAGGTATGGCCTTGTTGAAATGGTAAAAGCACTTATAGACCGCGACCCAGAAATTGTCCGTGTCAAAGATAAGAAAGGCCAAACTGCTCTTCATATGGCTGTAAAAGGTCAAAGTACTGCTGTAGTAGAGGAAATACTATCTGCTGATTGCTCAATACTAAATGAGCGTGACAAGAAGGGTAACACGGCAGTACATATAGCTACAAGGAAATCTCGTCCAGTG aTAGTGAGCCTTTTGCTGACCTACAGATCTATTGATGTCAATGTCATCAATAATCAGCGTGAAACTGCGATGGATTTGGCTGATAAACTCCAATATGGAGAATCTTCAATGGAAATCAAGGAAGCTCTCACAGATGCTGGTGCCAAGCATGCTAGATATGTTGGTACAGTGGACGAAGCAATGGAACTGAAGAGAACCGTAAGTGATATAAAGCATGAGGTCCACTCGCAACTCATACAAAATGAAAAGACTAACAGAAGGGTTTCTGGTATTGCAAAAGAATTGAGGAAACTTCACAGAGAGGCTGTCCAAAATACCACCAACTCTGTAACAGTTGTTGCTGTTCTTTTCTCCTCAATTGCTTTCTTGGCTATTTTTAACTTGCCTGGGCAATATTTAATGGATGGAGGTGAAGTAGGGAAGGCTAACATAGCTGACAATGTTGGTTTCCGGGTCTTTTGCCTCCTAAATGCAACATCTCTATTCATTTCTCTAGCCGTGGTCGTGGTTCAGATCACTTTAGTCGCCTGGGACACTAGAGCTCAGAAACAGGTTGTATCTGTTGTTAACAAGCTGATGTGGGCTGCCTGTGCTTGCACTTGCGGGTCTTTTCTGTCCATAGCTTTCGTGGTTGTGGGTAAAGGTAGTTCATGGATGGCTATAACAATAACCTTAATGGGCGCACCTCTTCTTGTTGGAACGCTTGCAAGCATGTGTTACTTCGTGTTCCGACAACATTTCGGAGGTTTCAGGGATTCCGAAAGGCGCATAAAAAGAGGTAGTGGAAGCAAGTCTTTCTCATGGTCCTACTCAGCAAACATATCAGATGTTGACGAGTACAACTCTGATATGGAGAAGATCTATGCTCTGTAA
- the LOC8277344 gene encoding uncharacterized protein LOC8277344, with product MEEKHIKNSNIKYSTEDGCGDVGIPIHSQVIKIKQEFEIIKHPSLKQAELRRVICKISRERSRSPLGLAERPILSQ from the coding sequence ATGGAGGAGAAGCATATCAAGAACAGCAACATCAAATATAGTACAGAAGATGGATGTGGGGATGTTGGTATTCCAATTCACAGCCAAGTGATAAAGATCAAGCAAGAATTTGAGATTATCAAGCATCCATCGTTGAAACAGGCAGAGTTGAGACGCGTAATATGCAAGATTAGCAGAGAAAGGTCGCGTTCGCCTCTTGGTTTAGCAGAGAGACCTATCTTATCTCAGTAG
- the LOC8277346 gene encoding probable calcium-binding protein CML25 has translation MGFKAIFHRRKSKKTDDSDSNSPTTANQVTGSRSQSLKLKPHIEELEQVFKKFDVNGDGKISSLELGSIMSSLGHEANEEEVMKMIKEFDADGDGFIDFKEFVELNTQGVGSDEVMENLKDAFDVYDIDGNGSISAEELHKVMGSIGESCSIAECRKMISGVDSDGDGMIDFEEFKVMMTMGARWDSTQR, from the coding sequence ATGGGCTTTAAAGCTATTTTCCACAGGAGAAAATCCAAGAAAACCGACGATTCAGACTCAAATTCGCCCACAACAGCAAACCAAGTAACCGGATCAAGATCTCAGTCGCTAAAACTCAAACCCCACATCGAAGAACTCGAACAGGTTTTCAAGAAATTCGACGTGAACGGAGATGGAAAGATCTCATCCTTAGAACTGGGTTCTATTATGTCGTCACTTGGACACGAAGCTAATGAAGAAGAGgtaatgaaaatgataaaagagtTTGATGCGGATGGAGACGGGTTCAtagattttaaagaatttgTGGAGCTCAACACTCAGGGTGTTGGGTCCGATGAGGTAATGGAGAATCTGAAAGATGCATTTGATGTATATGACATTGATGGCAATGGGTCTATTTCAGCGGAAGAATTGCATAAGGTTATGGGTAGCATTGGAGAAAGCTGTTCTATTGCTGAATGTAGGAAAATGATCAGCGGTGTTGATAGTGATGGTGATGGTATGATTGATTTTGAAGAATTTAAGGTTATGATGACTATGGGTGCTAGATGGGATTCTACTCAGCGTTAG
- the LOC8277345 gene encoding actin-histidine N-methyltransferase isoform X1, protein MPASKMVMASLIHRRPLTCAASITRLVSHPPDLIKWVRHEGGFVHQAVKISQDGRNGFGLIVSEAIPKGSELIVLPDHIPLKFGPLDLEGADGPPSVLVHLAQKVPDELWAMKLGLKLLQERAKVGSFWWPYISNLPEAYSIPIFFPGEDIKNLQYAPLLHQVNKRCRFLLDFEKEVEHTLKNLKPSDHPYGGQHVDASSLGWAMSAVSSRAFRLYGNKLPDGIHSDVPMMLPLIDMCNHSFNPNAQVLQEHDPGNAKMLIKVVAEKPIEQADSLLINYGCLNNDIFLLDYGFVIPSNPYDCIELKYDGALLDAASMAAGVSSPNFSSPARWQQKILSQLNLDGDAPILKVTIGGQELIEGRLLAALRVLLANDMEIVQKHDLDALKSLSVIAPLGIANEVDAFRTVIALCVIALGHFPTKIMDDESLLKPDVSASTELAIQFRIQKKSVIIDVMRDLTRRVKSLLSKDMSTTQG, encoded by the exons ATGCCTGCCTCAAAGATGGTAATGGCCTCTCTAATCCACCGCCGTCCACTAACTTGCGCCGCTTCTATTACTCGTTTAGTCTCTCACCCACCTGATCTTATCAAATGGGTGAGGCATGAAGGTGGGTTTGTTCACCAGGCAGTGAAGATATCACAAGATGGACGTAATGGGTTTGGTTTGATTGTATCTGAAGCAATTCCAAAAGGTTCTGAACTTATTGTTTTACCTGATCATATACCGTTGAAATTTGGACCTTTAGACTTGGAGGGTGCAGATGGGCCTCCATCTGTTTTGGTTCATTTGGCTCAGAAAGTTCCTG ACGAACTCTGGGCAATGAAATTGGGTCTGAAGCTTCTGCAAGAAAGAGCCAAGGTTGGATCTTTTTGGTGGCCATACATCAGCAATCTTCCTGAAGCATACAGCATCCCAATCTTTTTCCCTGGGGAGGATATAAAGAATCTGCAGTATGCTCCTCTCCTTCACCAG GTAAATAAAAGATGCCGATTTCTTCttgattttgagaaagaagtcGAGCATACTCTCAAAAATCTAAAACCAAGTGATCACCCTTACGGGGGTCAACACGTAGATGCATCCTCACTTGGATGGGCAATGTCAGCAGTCTCATCTAGGGCATTCCGCTTGTATGGAAACAAGCTTCCAGATGGAATCCATAGTGATGTCCCCATGATGCTTCCTCTCATTGATATGTGCAATCACAGCTTCAATCCAAATGCACAAGTTTTGCAAGAACATGATCCAGGAAATGCTAAAATGCTTATAAAG GTTGTGGCAGAAAAACCAATTGAACAAGCAGATTCTTTGCTAATTAATTATGGATGTTTgaataatgatatttttctattggATTATGGGTTTGTGATACCTTCAAACCCTTACGACTGCATTGAGCTCAAATATGACGGAGCTCTGCTGGATGCTGCAAGCATGGCTGCTGGGGTATCATCACCTAACTTCTCTTCACCAGCTCGGTGGCAGCAAAAGATTTTATCCCAGCTAAATTTAGATGGAGATGCTCCTATTCTCAAG GTAACAATAGGAGGCCAGGAACTGATTGAGGGACGCCTATTGGCAGCGCTCAGAGTTCTTCTTGCAAATGACATGGAAATAGTGCAAAAGCATGATTTAGACGCCCTCAAATCTTTATCAGTAATTGCTCCTCTTGGAATTGCAAATGAAGTAGATGCTTTTCGTACGGTCATTGCTCTGTGTGTGATTGCACTAGGACACTTCCCCACCAAAATAATGGATGATGAATCCTTGTTGAAACCGGATGTTTCAGCTTCAACTGAATTGGCCATCCAATTCAGAATCCAGAAGAAATCCGTAATCATAGATGTGATGAGAGATCTCACTAGGAGAGTGAAGTCACTTCTGTCAAAGGACATGTCCACTACTCAAGGCTAA